In Anaerostipes hadrus ATCC 29173 = JCM 17467, a single genomic region encodes these proteins:
- the rpoN gene encoding RNA polymerase factor sigma-54 gives MSYEMKLEQGLSQQLNQFQVQSLKILSFDNYELEKFLQDEYAENPLMEHKESGKEFFTLHGNAGGYQDIEQSDIEDKKIEDPEAFFMEQLNAKDYTKKEWNVMKYMAQCLEESGLLLVSTKEISHKLGIEEKDCERLLDHLKQLEPAGVFAESVSECLLLQLEREGILNDDLRYIVENHLEDIAMGHLSTVSRALDIKTSQVRKYIFKIQELNPRPLSGYTGGTDQYIVPDILMEKDGEELKIRLNDDWIGDYSINDYYVKMMEQAEDSELKEYFRKKYERCRFIITSIEQRRETMLKISNAILDCQREYFMNHKQLKPMTMQNIADDIEMHVSTVSRAVKGKYIQYPGGTIGMRDIFNNTQTFGDQDSTTEEIKEEIRRLVKEEDKKKPLSDSKIVSLLEQKNMKISRRTVAKYRAQLGIAGTTQRKIHE, from the coding sequence ATGTCATATGAAATGAAGCTGGAACAAGGCTTGTCACAGCAATTAAATCAGTTTCAGGTACAATCATTAAAGATCTTATCGTTTGATAATTATGAACTTGAGAAGTTTTTGCAGGATGAATATGCAGAAAATCCATTGATGGAACATAAGGAATCTGGAAAGGAATTCTTTACATTGCATGGAAATGCAGGCGGATATCAGGATATTGAGCAAAGTGATATTGAAGATAAGAAAATCGAAGATCCCGAAGCCTTCTTTATGGAACAGTTAAATGCAAAAGATTATACAAAGAAAGAGTGGAATGTTATGAAATACATGGCACAATGCCTAGAGGAATCCGGGCTTTTGCTTGTTTCCACAAAAGAGATCAGTCACAAGCTTGGAATTGAAGAAAAAGATTGTGAAAGGCTTTTAGATCATCTCAAGCAATTAGAACCAGCAGGTGTATTTGCAGAAAGTGTATCGGAATGTCTCCTTCTTCAGCTTGAAAGAGAAGGAATATTAAATGATGACCTGCGATATATCGTAGAAAATCACCTGGAAGATATCGCAATGGGACATTTATCGACTGTTTCAAGAGCACTTGATATTAAGACATCACAGGTAAGAAAGTATATTTTTAAAATTCAAGAATTAAATCCAAGACCGTTAAGTGGATATACAGGGGGAACCGATCAGTATATCGTCCCAGACATTTTAATGGAAAAAGATGGAGAAGAACTAAAGATTCGTTTAAATGATGACTGGATCGGTGATTATTCAATCAATGATTATTATGTCAAAATGATGGAACAGGCAGAAGATTCTGAGCTAAAAGAATATTTCAGAAAGAAATATGAGAGATGTCGTTTTATCATTACAAGTATTGAACAAAGAAGAGAGACGATGCTTAAGATTTCAAATGCAATCCTAGATTGTCAGAGAGAATATTTTATGAACCATAAGCAGTTGAAACCAATGACTATGCAAAATATAGCAGATGATATTGAAATGCATGTATCAACGGTAAGTCGCGCAGTCAAAGGAAAGTATATTCAATATCCAGGTGGAACGATCGGAATGAGAGACATTTTTAATAATACACAGACATTTGGAGACCAAGATTCGACGACAGAAGAGATTAAGGAAGAAATCAGACGGCTTGTGAAAGAAGAAGATAAGAAAAAACCATTAAGTGACAGTAAGATCGTAAGTTTGTTAGAACAAAAGAATATGAAGATTTCAAGAAGAACCGTAGCAAAATATCGTGCACAGCTTGGAATTGCAGGAACGACACAGCGAAAAATTCATGAATAA
- a CDS encoding alanine/glycine:cation symporter family protein, with the protein MLSKIISDVDAFVWGPVMLVLLVGTGILLTIRCNFLTWRNLPWAIIKTLSKESRTKNRGEGDVSPFSALTTALAATIGTGNIVGVATAMVSGGAGALVWMWISACFGLSSKFSECMLAIKYREVNEKGEMSGGPMYTMKKALKNKKLGAVLGWLFALFAVIASFGIGNMTQGNSISTAVHETFGVSVSTVGAVITILALLIIIGGIKTISKVSSVVVPVMAIFYVIAGVIVILGNISNLPAGLSMIFHMAFSVKAVGGALCGNIVASMMNAARYGVARGCFSNEAGMGSAAITAAAATTDHPVRQAYINMTGTFWDTIVVCTITGLAIASSGVLGQIDPATGEMYIGSALTIAAFSTVLGKVGGYLVTIGIALFAFSTILGWEYHGEKAFEYLMGTHKFNMIYRIIFSLVAYVGATQTLELVWNFSDIANALMAIPNLICMLLLSGEIAKDVKEFQKTIEEEKAGK; encoded by the coding sequence ATGTTAAGTAAGATCATATCTGATGTGGATGCTTTTGTATGGGGACCAGTGATGCTAGTGCTTCTCGTGGGAACAGGAATCCTTTTAACAATTCGATGCAATTTCCTAACCTGGAGAAACCTTCCTTGGGCGATTATAAAGACATTAAGTAAAGAATCCAGAACAAAAAACAGAGGAGAGGGTGATGTATCACCATTTTCAGCATTGACAACAGCACTGGCGGCAACAATCGGAACTGGAAATATCGTAGGAGTAGCGACAGCAATGGTTTCAGGAGGTGCTGGAGCATTGGTGTGGATGTGGATTTCTGCATGTTTTGGATTATCATCTAAATTTTCAGAATGTATGTTGGCAATCAAATACAGAGAAGTCAATGAAAAGGGCGAGATGTCCGGTGGACCAATGTATACAATGAAAAAGGCACTCAAGAACAAAAAGCTTGGAGCCGTACTTGGATGGCTGTTTGCTTTATTTGCCGTGATCGCATCCTTTGGAATTGGAAATATGACACAGGGAAATTCAATTTCAACAGCAGTTCATGAGACATTTGGAGTATCGGTTAGTACTGTTGGAGCAGTGATCACTATTTTAGCCTTACTGATCATCATCGGTGGAATAAAAACGATATCAAAAGTATCTTCTGTCGTAGTTCCAGTGATGGCAATCTTTTATGTGATCGCAGGAGTCATCGTTATTCTTGGGAATATCAGTAATCTTCCAGCAGGACTTTCTATGATCTTTCATATGGCATTTAGTGTGAAAGCGGTTGGTGGGGCTCTTTGTGGAAATATCGTCGCATCTATGATGAATGCAGCACGTTACGGAGTTGCCAGAGGATGTTTTTCAAATGAAGCTGGAATGGGATCTGCAGCGATTACAGCGGCAGCAGCAACAACAGATCATCCGGTTCGGCAGGCATATATCAATATGACAGGAACTTTCTGGGATACGATCGTTGTCTGTACGATCACAGGTCTTGCGATCGCAAGCTCCGGAGTGCTCGGACAGATCGATCCGGCAACAGGAGAGATGTACATAGGTTCTGCATTAACGATTGCGGCATTTTCCACAGTTCTTGGAAAAGTTGGAGGATATCTGGTAACGATCGGAATTGCACTTTTTGCATTTTCCACAATTCTTGGATGGGAGTATCATGGAGAAAAGGCGTTTGAGTATCTGATGGGAACTCATAAGTTCAACATGATCTACCGAATTATCTTTTCTCTGGTAGCTTATGTCGGGGCAACACAGACATTGGAGCTTGTATGGAACTTCTCAGATATTGCAAATGCATTGATGGCAATCCCAAATCTGATCTGTATGCTGTTATTAAGCGGTGAGATCGCAAAAGATGTGAAAGAATTTCAGAAGACCATAGAAGAAGAGAAAGCGGGAAAATAG
- a CDS encoding phosphatidylserine decarboxylase: MRYADRDGNIYEEENGQDRLLHWMYTTMAGRASLKILIRPWVSKLGGAFLSSPISKCLIKGFVKNNHIDMSEYEKKNYKSYNEFFSRKIKEGKRPFPEDKTILGSPCDCKVSVYPIEEKTSFVVKDTRYTLDSLIRNRKIARHFQGGYAVILRLTVDDYHRYCYFDDGIKSENHRIDGVYHTVNPIANDHVKIYKENTREYTLMKTKHFGDALQMEVGALMVGKIVNHDGAGSMRRGIEKGYFQFGGSTIILLLEKDKVEIREELLERTKNQCETKIRQGEMIGKALV, from the coding sequence ATGAGATATGCCGATAGAGATGGGAATATTTACGAAGAAGAGAATGGGCAAGATCGTTTGCTTCATTGGATGTATACAACTATGGCAGGACGAGCCAGTCTAAAAATATTAATCAGACCTTGGGTATCCAAACTAGGGGGAGCTTTCTTAAGTTCTCCCATCTCCAAATGTCTGATCAAAGGATTTGTCAAGAATAATCATATTGATATGAGTGAATATGAGAAGAAAAATTACAAATCTTATAATGAATTCTTCTCAAGAAAGATCAAAGAAGGAAAACGTCCATTTCCGGAAGATAAAACAATCTTAGGAAGTCCTTGCGACTGTAAAGTAAGTGTGTATCCAATCGAAGAGAAGACATCTTTTGTTGTAAAGGATACAAGATATACGTTGGATTCATTGATCAGAAACCGCAAGATCGCAAGACATTTTCAGGGCGGTTATGCCGTGATCTTACGCCTGACAGTAGATGATTATCATAGATACTGCTATTTTGATGATGGAATTAAGAGTGAGAATCATAGGATTGATGGAGTTTATCATACCGTCAATCCGATCGCAAATGATCATGTGAAAATCTATAAAGAGAATACCAGAGAATATACATTGATGAAGACAAAACATTTTGGAGATGCACTCCAGATGGAAGTTGGAGCATTGATGGTTGGAAAGATTGTTAATCACGATGGAGCCGGATCTATGAGGCGCGGGATTGAGAAAGGATATTTTCAGTTTGGAGGTTCAACGATCATTTTATTATTAGAAAAGGATAAGGTTGAGATCAGAGAAGAACTGTTAGAACGTACCAAGAACCAGTGTGAGACAAAGATCAGGCAGGGTGAGATGATCGGGAAAGCATTGGTATGA
- a CDS encoding CDP-alcohol phosphatidyltransferase family protein: protein MIGFYNASVILTYLGVVSAVFGMSQAFNGNFKIAILCLMISGLTDMYDGTIAKMIKRSEDAKKFGIEIDSLCDLVCFGVYPVVIGYCLGMDQWYARIIYMCYVLGGVIRLAYFNVTEEQRQAHSSSRRKHYQGLPITSVALIIPIVYQLRRFFPEEFPYIYVAMLAVIAFLFVFDFKVFKPDKKCMLAFVVIGALIAVKMFLL, encoded by the coding sequence ATGATAGGATTTTATAATGCATCTGTAATACTGACATATTTAGGAGTTGTCAGTGCAGTATTTGGAATGTCACAGGCATTCAATGGAAACTTTAAGATCGCAATTTTATGTTTGATGATCTCAGGATTAACAGATATGTATGATGGAACGATCGCAAAGATGATCAAGAGAAGTGAAGACGCCAAGAAGTTTGGAATCGAGATTGATTCTTTATGTGATCTTGTCTGTTTTGGAGTGTATCCGGTTGTGATCGGTTACTGCCTTGGAATGGACCAATGGTATGCAAGGATCATTTATATGTGTTATGTTTTAGGCGGAGTTATTCGTCTGGCATATTTTAATGTTACAGAAGAACAGCGTCAGGCACACAGCAGTTCCAGAAGAAAACATTATCAGGGACTGCCAATTACATCGGTTGCACTGATCATTCCGATCGTATATCAGCTTCGAAGATTCTTTCCAGAAGAATTTCCATACATATATGTTGCAATGTTAGCAGTGATCGCTTTCTTATTTGTATTTGATTTTAAAGTCTTTAAACCAGATAAGAAATGTATGCTTGCATTTGTAGTTATTGGAGCATTGATCGCAGTAAAGATGTTCTTACTGTAA